GTGCTGCCACCGTCGCAAAGCTGGTTTGGGCAGCCGACCCCAGAAGAGCTTAAACAGCGCAATGCGGTTAAGGGTGTCAGTCGCCATGCGGCGACTATTCACATGGCCGAAAAGTTCGCTTTCTACCTGCACATGTCGCTGGATAGCGGGCTATTAGAGCGCGAGCCTTTAATGGCGTATGCCAGCGAATTGCGCAGCTGCCTGTGTCGTTTTTATCCCAATGCAAAGCGTTTGCTAGAAGCATGGTTTGCCTGGGAAAGCTGCCTGCCAGAGCCTGAGCACGCCTCGCTAATCAATGAAATTATTTGGCACATTGAAGACCCCGGCAGCCTGTTTCACTGGCTGGACTGGCGCCACGATGCATGGTGCGAGCCGGGCAATCGCCCCACCTTAAGTCACTTCACTGCGATGTCGCTGGTAGGGCCGCTGAACAGCGCCGTGTGGAGCGAACCTCAGCCTGAGAGCGTGCGCGAGTGTGCTGAAATCCGCGAGTGGGTGGATAGCCACTACCATTTGAACAGCGCTGACGATATGCAAGAGTTTCTGGCCTATATGTTGGAGTCTGGCGATCGTCAGGAATACCAGATTAACTACGCGCCCTACACGCTGAACCCTGAGCGGCTGGACGCAGAAATCGCCATTTTGGAATCTGGCGACTGCGCTGAAGATGAGCGCCATCATTTGCTGCGCTTACGCCGCGTTCGCGACAATGAAGATAGCTGTAATGATGTTGATATGGCGGCGTGGGATATTGCTCAGCTGGTCGACTTGGCGATTGCCGCCCGACAGCTTGGTTGGCTCGATGGCCAAGCCTTTGCGACGGTGCTGGATCGAGCCTACCAGCTGGCCGCAAACCATTACGCTGGCTGGCAGGAATACGCGAAGGGTATGTACGCAGGTTTCTCGTTTTTTATGGGCGAAACCCCTGAACGAGAAAGCTTTTTAGCTGGTTTTCGTCAGGCGTTAGTGGCCTGGGTTTGCGGTGCGCCTGTTCTGGCAGGGCCGTGGGTGAGCCTGGATTTTCCGGGTAATAAACCGCGCCATTTTGCACCCTTACATATCGATACGTTGCCGGGCGATCAACGCACCTTACATTGATGCTCGCCAAACATATGATAACTAGCTTATAGTCGTGCGTTGAAAAATTTAATTTTGTTATACCACACTCCTATACATGTCTTGAGGTTAATCGCATGGTTGCGTTGCCACGCCCCGCTGTGACCGCTGTCCGTGTTGCAAGTGTTTGTTTTTTAGTTACATTGGTGGCTGGCTGTGCAGGATCTGCTCGACAGAGCAACATGCAAGCACCTGAGAACTACTTCTCTATGTCGTTGCCGGGAATAGGGGCCAATCCGCAAATGTCGCCGATTGACCCTATCAATGCTCAACTGCTTAGTCAGCAAGTTCCGCCACCAACGGTTATTCGCGAGGCACTTCTGGCACAGCACCAGCGATGGGCCGGAACGCCCTACCGGATTGGCGGCACGTCAGAAAGAGGCATTGACTGCTCGGCCCTGGTTCGCAATGTTTACCGAGACACTTTCAATTTAGAACTGCCGCGTTCCACCCGTGGTCAAGTACACGAGGGACGCCCGATCGACCGCCAACAACTACAGGCGGGCGATCTGGTGTTCTTCAGTCCCCCGGGCCGCTATAACCATGTGGGTATTTACGTAGGCGATGGTTATTTTCTCCATGCCTCAACGTCAAAAGGGGTAATTATTTCCAGCTTGGATAATAGTTACTGGCAGCGTTACTACTGGCAGGCACGCCGGGCGCTGGAGCCGACCCATTTGGCTCAGTTAGGCAGTAATTTCTAGTCGCAAAACGCCTTTTACTTTAGGAATGGCATGATTGAAGCCAAAACGCGCGCCTGGTGGCGCGCTACCTTGGCGCTTTGCCTGGGTTCTTTTCTCGTTTTTATCAATTTATACGCGCCCCAACCGCTGTTGCCAGGGTTAAAAGAGACTTACGGCGTCTCTACCCTCGGTGTTAGCCTACTCATGTCGGTCTCGACGCTTTCTCTTGCCTTGGCACTGCTGGTCTTCGGGCCGCTTTCAGATGCTATTGGCCGCGAAAGCATTATGCGCATTACTTTGCTGCTGGCAGGCGGCTGCTCCCTTGCTTTGGCCTTCGCGCCTACTTTTGAAAGCTTGCTACTGCTGCGCTTAGTGCAGGGCTTTGTGCTGGGCGGATTGCCAGCGGTGGCGATTGCCTGGATGGGTGATGAGTTTGAAAAACCTGCGCTGCTAAGTGCCGTGGGGCTTTATATCGGCGCTAATTCGCTCGGCGGTATTAGCGGGCGAATTGTAGGCGGTGCCGCCGCTGAGATAGGCGGCCCTACCGCTGCGTTTTTGGCCGTAGGCCTCATTACCCTGGTTGGCTGCGTGGTATTTTGGCGCCTGCTGCCTAACAGTCGCGCGTTTGTACCCCAGCGTTTTGAGCTGCGTAAAGCGGCAAGTGATCTACTGGGACATTTGCGTAGCCCGATACTGCTCGCTGCCTATTGCTTGGGTGGCATCAACTTTTTAATCTTTATTAATCAATACAGCTATATCACCTTTCGATTGGCCGACGAGCCCTACACGCTGGCGGCCAGCGGCCTGGGTCTGATTTTCTTAACCTACCTGGGAGGCACTTTTGGCTCCATGATGTCAGGACGTCTAGCCGGGCGCTTTTCACCCGCGGCGTGCATGATGGTGGGGGTGATGATTTTGATGCTGGGTACTGCCATCACGCTGTCGGAATCACTGGTGCTGATCATCGTTGGGCTAAGCGTTAATGCCTTTGGCTTTTTCTTAACTCACTCATTGGCCTCTAGCTGGGTGGGGCGCTATGCCCAGGGAGCCCGCGGCAGTGCCTCGGCGCTGTATCTGGTGTTCTATTATACGGGGGCAAGCCTGGGTGGTTTCTGGCTAGAGCCGTTCTGGCGCTGGGCCGGCTGGTTAGGCGTTGCCGTCGGGTCATGGCTACTGCTGAGCATTACGCTGACGATTGCCTTTGGTCTATGGCGTTTCGAACGCCGCCAGGCCGCTAGTTGATGCGCGTAAGCTGGGCATTGCTTAAGTGATAATGCTGCGTGCATAGCCGTTTCAGTAGCGCGGTATCGTGGCTAATCACCAGCACGCCAAGTCGGCGTTTTTCCGCCTCCTGCTTTAAAGACTGCCAAAGCTCAACCTGAGTGATGGGGTCGAGCATGGTCGAGATTTCATCGGCAACCAAAAAGCGCACCCCTGGTGCCAGGGCGCGTAGCACGCAAACCCGCTGTAACTCGCCTCCGGAAAGCGCGTGGGTAAAGCGCGATAGCCAGCGTGCCTGCACGCCAAACGCTTGGCACTGCGCCTCGGAGGGCGTCCAGGCTTCACGTAGTATTTTAGCCACCCGCCAGCGCGGATTAACCGCAAGCTCCGGCGATTGCGGCAGCCACTGCACGGGCTGCACGCCGCTTTTGGGAAGTGCCGCGTCGTCTAGGCTGACAGCGCCCTCGCGCGGGGTTAAATAGCCTGCCAGCAGTTTTCCTAGCGTTGATTTGCCCGCCCCAGAGTCGCCGCTTAGTCCTACCCACTGTCCAGCGCTTATCGCTAGGGAAACGTTCTGCAGCAGCGGCGCCCCGGCTGCAAAGTGAAAGCTAAGCTGATGCGCTCTAAGCAATGCTGATCTCCTGCTGTGCCTTGATGATGGTGGCGTTGTCGGCGATAGAATCCACGCAAGGCTTGGGGAGCGTAAACGCATTGTCTGGCAACGCTAGCCACAGCGCTTGGGAATAGGCGTTGGTGAGCGTGCTGCCGGTGTCTTGAAAGGCGTGAGCCGGAGCGGTTTCGATCAGCTTGCCGCTGCGCATAATAGTGACGCGGTCGGCAATCGGTAGGGCGTGGCGAAGATCATGAGTGATTAAAATGACGGTTTTGCCTTGATCTGCCAAGTCTCTTAGCGCTGCCAGTACGCGCTGGCGCTGATGGGGGTCAAGGCCCACGGTAGGCTCATCGGCAATCACCAGCTGCGCCTGGCTAACGTGGGCCATGGCCGTTAGAACGCGGCGTGCCATGCCTCCTGAAAGCTCATGGGCGTAGGCCTGCTGAGCGCGAGTATCTAGCTGATAGTGATCCAACGCTTGCCGTGCGGATTGCCGGGCGCCCCCTGAGGGCTGGCCTGCGCGCTCGGCCGCCCAGGCCACTTGGCGCTGGATGCGTACCAGCGGGTCCAGGGCGTTCAGCGATTGCGGGATGAGCGCTAGCTCACGGCCGCGCAGCGTTTGCTGGCTTTGTTTGTCGAGGCGTTGGCCTTGATAGCAAAGCTGGCCGTTGAGCCGTGCCGATGCTGGCAACAGCCCCATAATGGCATACGCCAACAGGCTCTTTCCGGCGCCCGATGCGCCTACCACGGCATGTACCTCACCTGCCGAAAAGTGCAGCGATAGATTATCTAAGCAGATCGACCAGCTACGCTTCCACCAGGCTTTATAACCGGTGCCGTAGTGGGGCAGGCGTAGCGATAGCTGTTCAATGGTTAACATGGCAAGCCTCTTATCAGCCGTTGCTTAAAAAGCGCTATAGCGCTCGCCGTAGATTGCTGCCCAGGCGCTCAAAACACAGCACCATGATGAGTAGCCCTAGCCCAGGAAATACCCCAAGCCACCAATAGCCGCCCGTTAAATAACGCATGGCGTCAGCCAACAGTACACCCACGGCGGGTTGGCTAGGGCTTAGGCCAAAGCCTAAAAAAGTTAATGCCGCTTCGTGCAAGATTGCGTGAGGAAATAGCAGCAAAGCGCCGATCAGGCAGTGGGGTAGCAGGTGAGGTAGTAAATGGCTATGCAGCACAAACCAGCGCGACTTGCCAAGCGAACGAGAAATGCGCACGTAGGGTGCCTGGCGTAAGTGCAGTAATTCAGCGCGCAGCACGCGGGCTAAGCTAGGCCAGTGAGTGGCGGCAACCGCGATAATCACTGCCTGAGTGCCTCCGCCAAGGGCAAAGGCGATGAGCATTAATAAAATAAGATGCGGCACACTAAGCAGCGTATCTATCAGTAGGCTGACCAGGGCATCCAGCCGCTGAGACAGTGTGGCCAATGCCGCCAGGCTTAATGCAATCAGCGTGCTCAGCAGCGCTGCTAGGCAGCCTACCCAAAAGCTAATGGAAAGCCCTGCCAGAGTGCGCGCCCACAGCTCGCGCCCTAGTGCATCGGTGCCAAACCAATGATCAAGGCTCGGCGGCGCTAGCCGTGCTTCAAACTGCATCTGCTGATGAGTGTCACCCAGCAGCCACTGGCTGGCGATGAGCCCTATAATGAGTAGTAGGGTGATGCCAACGCTGAGTAGGGCACGCAGGCGCGGCTGGTGGTGGCTCATAGGCCACCCGATTTGATGCGCGGATCGATAACGCCGTAAAGACTATCGGCGATTAGGTTGCCAATACTGACAAATAGAGCGGTAAACAGCGCAATGCCCAGCAGCAGCGGAATATCGCTGCGCAGGCCAGCGGCCACCGTGGCCTGGCCAAGGCCGGGGTAGGCGAACACTTGCTCAATTAAGATAGAGCCGCCAAACAGCTCGCCCAGTGATGCAAACGCCAGCGTAATGGCAGGTAAGCATGCATGGCGTATGCCGTGTCGCCACGCGACGTCAAGTCGGCTAGCGCCTTGGGCGAAGGCGTGAGTGGCGACTTCTGAGTGCATAAATTCAAGCATGCGATGGCGCGTGTGCAGCGTGATATTGGCGATGCCCAGCAGTGCCAATGTAGCGATTGGCAGTACGAGATGATGCAAGCGCTGAACGAGCGATACCTGCTGACTCAGTATGCCGGTCGGGCCGGCACAGCAAGTGGGTGTCCAGCCCAAAAATACCGAAAACAGCAGCACAGCGAGTATCGCCAGCCAAAAAGCGGGGGTAGAGGCGGTGATATAGGCGTAAGTGCTGATGATCTTATCCAGCGTTGAGCCCTCCTTGGCGCCTACCACAACGCCCAGACTAAAGCCTAGCAGTGCTGACAATAGCCAGGCGCCGCCGAGTAGGGCAATAGAGCGCTGAAAGCGCTGGCCGATGACTTCGCTGACCGGCTGGTTATACACATGGCTCCAGCCTAGGTCGCCGCTCAATAGTTGGCGCAGCCAGTGGCTAAACTGTACGACAGGCGGCGCGTCAAACCCCCAGCGCTGGGCAATTAGCTCGCGCTGTTCAGGGCTAACCTGAGCCATTTGGGGGCCTAAGTAGGCATCAATGGGATCAATTGGCGAAGCCATCATCAGTCCAAATGACACCAATGCCACGCAAAGTAATACCAGTGTGAGGCGCGCTAAACGCTTGGCTATTCCCTGCGCTAATTCCTTTGCTAACCCCTGCGCCATGCGATTAATCAGTCGCACGTCCAGCGCCATTCAAGCAGATTGCTAGTGATTGGCCAGCCGTGCCCATGCGGGGCGATACCCAGCTCACCCATATCCAGACAGCTGTTGGTAAAGTAGACATGCTCAAGATTGGCTAGCCACGCCCAGCTAGCATCACCGCGAACGCCGTAGCCTGTTGTGCCGTCCCACTGGGCTGCGCGCCAGTAGTCGTTGGCTTGTGCAACGCTTTCTGCCGCTTGGGCGGCGTCAAGGTTGGCATCAACCTCAGGATTGGCGTAGAAACCGCTGTTATAGAAACCGTTGCCCGCGTGCTGGCTGTGGAAGAGATAGTAAATCTCTTGCGGGCTGTGGCTGCCAAAGCCAAACATGATGGCATCCTGGTGCAGCGCCTCACGCTGAATTTCATTCCAATGGCGGCCGGTGGGCTGCATGTCAATGCCTAAAGGGCGAACCATCTCGGCGCTGACTTCCGAGAGTAGCTGTCGGGTGGTGTCACTTGAAGGATAGGTGAGCCGAAAGCGTGCAGGCAGGCCATCTTTATAGCGCAAGCCGTCATCACGCAGCTCCCAGCCTGCCTCGTCGAGTATCTCGGCGGCCAGGCCAAGATTTGGCGCTGCTATTTGCTCTTCTTCCGCGCTCCAAGGCAGGCCATCGGCTGGGCCAAACGCCGGCCGACCAAACCCATGAAGTGCCACGTCGACCAGGGTGTCGCGATCAACGGCTAAATTGATCGCCTGGCGAATGGCAATATCAGCGGTCACGTCATTGCCAATGGGGGCACCAGACGCCGCTTGCTCGCCATTCGCTGGCTGCATGGGGAAAAGAATGCCGCGGTTATCGACGCTTTGCATGATCGTTCGGTTCATATGCGGCGGCAGATTGGCGGCCAGTGCGGCGGGGGCAGAGGCGATATCTACCTGGCCCGCATGGGCGGCGCTTAGGGCGGCGTCCTCACCGGTAAATAGAAACACCAGTCGCTCAAAGGCAGGTTCGGGGCCGTAGAAATAAGGGTTGCGTTCAACAATCAGCTGCTCGCCTTCCTGCCATTCAACCAGTTGATAAGGCCCGGAGCCAACAGGGTGCCGGCCGTAGCGCTCGCTGTAGCCATTTTCGCGCTCTGCGCTGGGCACAATGCCGAGTGTCAGCAGCTGGTCGATAAACGTTATTCGCGGGGCCTGCAGGCGTAGCGTAACGGTATGGGCGTCAAGCGCCGTGGCTACTTCAAGGGCGCTTAGATCGGCCCGACCGCCTGCTCGTGCCGCTGTGTTGAAGGTATAGGCGACGTCTTCAGCGGTGAGCGGCGTGCCGTCAGAAAAGCTGGCATCGTCGCGCAGCGTGAGCGTCCAGGTAAGCCGGTCGTCAGAAAGCGACCACGCGGTGGCAAGCTCGGCCTGTGGCGATAGATCTTTGCCCCGTGAGAGTAGCGTCGACTGAAACAGTGGATTGCCGTACTGCCCCCAGCCCAACAGCGGGTCGAAGCCTTGCTCGGGCTCTCCACCAATCGCCAGAATTAATTGCTCTTTTGCCTGTACGCCACCGGCGACAGCTAAACAACTTAGCGCAATACCCAGTAAGATAGGCCTAAATGGTTTAGCCATCGCTTGATCCTTTATGCCGTTAGTATGATGTTTTTACAATAACATCATACTAACGGTGTCGTCAGCACGTGAACAGTCAATCAGCAAAGGGGGCGTGAATGCAGCGTGTAACGGTAACGCTTGACCAGGAACTGCTCGCAGAAGTCGATGCGCTAATGCATGAACGCGGTTACCAGAACCGCTCAGAAGCGATTCGCGACTTAACGCGCAGCGGTTTAAAGCAGGTGAGGGAAGAGGCTGCGCCCGATGCGCCTTGTATGGGCGCGCTGGTGTATGTTTATGACCATGCTGCCCGGGAGTTGTCTAAGCGTCTAACGCGTCACTCCCATGATCATCACCACCTAACGCTTTCAACGTTGCATGTGCACATCAACCATGACAGCTGCCTTGAAGTTGCTCTGCTCAAGGGCCAGGGAAGCGCGTTAAAACAGTTTGCGGCCGAAGTGATTTCATCAAGAAGCGTTCGTCACGGGCAGCTAATGCTGATTCCCAATGATGAAGAAAAAGCTTAATCATAGGCATAAAAAAAGGTGACCCGAAGGTCACCTTTTTTCTGATCGGTATCGCGAGGCACTTAGTGCTCAACGCCACCTTCACCGTGCACGTGGCCGTGCTCAACTTCATCAGCGCTTGCTTCGCGTACTTCAGCGATTTCAACGTCAAAGTTGAGATTCTGGCCAGCCAGCGGGTGGTTGCCATCAACAACGACCGTATCGCCTTCAATTTTCTTGACGGTAACCATTAGCGGGCCGCCTTGAGTCTGGGCTTGGAACTGCATGCCCGGCTCAATGCTCTCAACGCCTTGGAAGGCATCGCGAGGTACTTCTTGCATCAGCTCTTCTTGCAGCTCGCCGTAGCCTTCTGCTGGAGATACTGCAACGTTCAGCTTCTCGCCAGCTGCACGACCTTCTAGCTCTTTCTCAAGGCCCGGAATAATGTTGCCGGAACCGTGTAAATAGGTAAGCGGCTCGCGGCCTTCAGAACTGTCTAACACTTCACCTGCGTCGTTAGTCAGGGTGTAGTGGAACGCGACAACCGAGTTTTGCGCAATTTGCATGGAATAACCTTTCGGGGAGTGCATGTCCCAATATGGTAACGCGTGTGAGCTGGCTTGTCAGGGGGGTAGAGGCGCTTTTTCCCATCCAAGTCTTTAGACGGTGTTGCGCGTTAGGGTGACCAGGGATACCCTACGACCATCACTTTTTCCATTGCCCTATTATTTTGGAGCACTCAATGACGATTTTTTTTATTTGGCTTATCGCGTTTTGCCTGATTGCTTATTTTGTCAATCAGCGCTGGAATAACGGCGTTAGCCAGGGGTTAGATAAGGTACTGCCCGGTTTTTTGAAAAGCGACGGTGATAACCGTTACCTGTGGGTGATCACGCTAGCGGTACTGGGCGCAACGACCCTGGTGCAGCCAGTGGAAATGCTGCTGGTGGCGATACTGCTAGG
This DNA window, taken from Vreelandella profundi, encodes the following:
- a CDS encoding C40 family peptidase encodes the protein MQAPENYFSMSLPGIGANPQMSPIDPINAQLLSQQVPPPTVIREALLAQHQRWAGTPYRIGGTSERGIDCSALVRNVYRDTFNLELPRSTRGQVHEGRPIDRQQLQAGDLVFFSPPGRYNHVGIYVGDGYFLHASTSKGVIISSLDNSYWQRYYWQARRALEPTHLAQLGSNF
- a CDS encoding MFS transporter translates to MIEAKTRAWWRATLALCLGSFLVFINLYAPQPLLPGLKETYGVSTLGVSLLMSVSTLSLALALLVFGPLSDAIGRESIMRITLLLAGGCSLALAFAPTFESLLLLRLVQGFVLGGLPAVAIAWMGDEFEKPALLSAVGLYIGANSLGGISGRIVGGAAAEIGGPTAAFLAVGLITLVGCVVFWRLLPNSRAFVPQRFELRKAASDLLGHLRSPILLAAYCLGGINFLIFINQYSYITFRLADEPYTLAASGLGLIFLTYLGGTFGSMMSGRLAGRFSPAACMMVGVMILMLGTAITLSESLVLIIVGLSVNAFGFFLTHSLASSWVGRYAQGARGSASALYLVFYYTGASLGGFWLEPFWRWAGWLGVAVGSWLLLSITLTIAFGLWRFERRQAAS
- a CDS encoding ABC transporter ATP-binding protein, which encodes MLRAHQLSFHFAAGAPLLQNVSLAISAGQWVGLSGDSGAGKSTLGKLLAGYLTPREGAVSLDDAALPKSGVQPVQWLPQSPELAVNPRWRVAKILREAWTPSEAQCQAFGVQARWLSRFTHALSGGELQRVCVLRALAPGVRFLVADEISTMLDPITQVELWQSLKQEAEKRRLGVLVISHDTALLKRLCTQHYHLSNAQLTRIN
- a CDS encoding ATP-binding cassette domain-containing protein; amino-acid sequence: MLTIEQLSLRLPHYGTGYKAWWKRSWSICLDNLSLHFSAGEVHAVVGASGAGKSLLAYAIMGLLPASARLNGQLCYQGQRLDKQSQQTLRGRELALIPQSLNALDPLVRIQRQVAWAAERAGQPSGGARQSARQALDHYQLDTRAQQAYAHELSGGMARRVLTAMAHVSQAQLVIADEPTVGLDPHQRQRVLAALRDLADQGKTVILITHDLRHALPIADRVTIMRSGKLIETAPAHAFQDTGSTLTNAYSQALWLALPDNAFTLPKPCVDSIADNATIIKAQQEISIA
- a CDS encoding ABC transporter permease; translated protein: MSHHQPRLRALLSVGITLLLIIGLIASQWLLGDTHQQMQFEARLAPPSLDHWFGTDALGRELWARTLAGLSISFWVGCLAALLSTLIALSLAALATLSQRLDALVSLLIDTLLSVPHLILLMLIAFALGGGTQAVIIAVAATHWPSLARVLRAELLHLRQAPYVRISRSLGKSRWFVLHSHLLPHLLPHCLIGALLLFPHAILHEAALTFLGFGLSPSQPAVGVLLADAMRYLTGGYWWLGVFPGLGLLIMVLCFERLGSNLRRAL
- a CDS encoding ABC transporter permease codes for the protein MAQGLAKELAQGIAKRLARLTLVLLCVALVSFGLMMASPIDPIDAYLGPQMAQVSPEQRELIAQRWGFDAPPVVQFSHWLRQLLSGDLGWSHVYNQPVSEVIGQRFQRSIALLGGAWLLSALLGFSLGVVVGAKEGSTLDKIISTYAYITASTPAFWLAILAVLLFSVFLGWTPTCCAGPTGILSQQVSLVQRLHHLVLPIATLALLGIANITLHTRHRMLEFMHSEVATHAFAQGASRLDVAWRHGIRHACLPAITLAFASLGELFGGSILIEQVFAYPGLGQATVAAGLRSDIPLLLGIALFTALFVSIGNLIADSLYGVIDPRIKSGGL
- a CDS encoding ABC transporter substrate-binding protein is translated as MAKPFRPILLGIALSCLAVAGGVQAKEQLILAIGGEPEQGFDPLLGWGQYGNPLFQSTLLSRGKDLSPQAELATAWSLSDDRLTWTLTLRDDASFSDGTPLTAEDVAYTFNTAARAGGRADLSALEVATALDAHTVTLRLQAPRITFIDQLLTLGIVPSAERENGYSERYGRHPVGSGPYQLVEWQEGEQLIVERNPYFYGPEPAFERLVFLFTGEDAALSAAHAGQVDIASAPAALAANLPPHMNRTIMQSVDNRGILFPMQPANGEQAASGAPIGNDVTADIAIRQAINLAVDRDTLVDVALHGFGRPAFGPADGLPWSAEEEQIAAPNLGLAAEILDEAGWELRDDGLRYKDGLPARFRLTYPSSDTTRQLLSEVSAEMVRPLGIDMQPTGRHWNEIQREALHQDAIMFGFGSHSPQEIYYLFHSQHAGNGFYNSGFYANPEVDANLDAAQAAESVAQANDYWRAAQWDGTTGYGVRGDASWAWLANLEHVYFTNSCLDMGELGIAPHGHGWPITSNLLEWRWTCD
- the nikR gene encoding nickel-responsive transcriptional regulator NikR, translating into MQRVTVTLDQELLAEVDALMHERGYQNRSEAIRDLTRSGLKQVREEAAPDAPCMGALVYVYDHAARELSKRLTRHSHDHHHLTLSTLHVHINHDSCLEVALLKGQGSALKQFAAEVISSRSVRHGQLMLIPNDEEKA
- a CDS encoding FKBP-type peptidyl-prolyl cis-trans isomerase, translated to MQIAQNSVVAFHYTLTNDAGEVLDSSEGREPLTYLHGSGNIIPGLEKELEGRAAGEKLNVAVSPAEGYGELQEELMQEVPRDAFQGVESIEPGMQFQAQTQGGPLMVTVKKIEGDTVVVDGNHPLAGQNLNFDVEIAEVREASADEVEHGHVHGEGGVEH